A DNA window from Vigna angularis cultivar LongXiaoDou No.4 chromosome 1, ASM1680809v1, whole genome shotgun sequence contains the following coding sequences:
- the LOC128197784 gene encoding disease resistance protein RPV1-like isoform X2, whose product MLGSSSSFPVSTSTTSYHVFLSFRGEDTRKNFISHLYAALQRKRIKAYIDERAQKGEEISLALQTAIEESKIYVLVFSENYASSTWCLKELTMILNCKKRYGRDVIPVFYKVDPSTVRKQEERYKEAFEEHEQLFKDDMEKVQGWKDALTEAAGLSGWDSNVIRSENTLVEGIVEDIMRKLNLYSISYNPGTIGIEKHIESIQLLMHFESSDIRIIGIWGMGGIGKTTISEQIYHTFTMQFDSRSLVLDTQEKIKRDGIDAVRKKYMPELLNEVPSLKGMRILIILDDVTDSVQLKQLLGRCDSFGQGSRIIITSRDKQVLKNAGADDIYEVKELNFPDSLKLFSLHAFKQNSSQETTYMDLAEEVLRYAKGIPLVLQILGSLLYGRTREAWESQLQKLKKSQHLKIFNVLKLSYDGLDDEEKNIFLDIACFNRGYEESLVIERLDDCGFSSKIGMDVLKDRCLISIVNGRIEMHDLIQEMGQEIVRQCPQYPEKCSRLFKADEILEVLKKNKGSDAIQCILLDLAEIKEVIVHGQTFQKMDNLRMLILDDYFRIGILRESKVSLASSLSLPKLKRLDLSYSEKLTRIPDLSQSPNIEEIILSHCPKLIKVHSSILLTKLTSLRLDRCYNLNSVTVPSNILSRSPGSINLSCCSNLEMFSTSQTPISYSPPSSSLIGPIFPHVKLGRQLQRGHSIEAHSATSENPSRSYYSRIFSITYWEADEEKEVTNNNIYLYDEMSEQLFEGVSLNFRSPKELCFLDLSNCSSLTIFPFDLSEMKFLKELYLSGCSKLEYFPEIEDTMENLAVLILDDTAIQALPSSLWRLVGLQQLSLRDCRNLEIIPSSIGSLTRLCKLDLTYCELLQSFPNTIFKLKLRNLDLCGCFKLRTFPEITEPTQTFTHINLTETAIKYLPSSFDNLVNLRSLQLNKCRDLESLPNSIVNLKHLCKLDCSGCAKLTEIPTHIGSLWSLMELSLSESGIVNLPESIAHLSSMILLDLSDCKNLECIPQIPLFLKQLVALDCTSIRRVMSNRNLSDSKEDVFIFHLTNAQQLDLGARANIEEDARLRMTHDAYTSVFFCFPASAIPHWFPFRSEGPSVTINEDLSFCSDGRLIGFALCVVFGVLDTNDINSRYSSFVYSLTFECDDDGTQIIPNSNVLDNYFPGRYSHRVLDKDHIFMWKFNLESLRGSSMNLRLCDARSFTFEIDYNFEFEWSDYVSFVTIKECGMCPLYSSESNVAESSR is encoded by the exons ATGTTAGGAAGTTCTTCATCATTTCCAGTCTCTACTTCTACCACCAGCTATCATGTGTTTCTCAGCTTCAGAGGAGAAGACACGCGTAAAAACTTCATCAGTCACCTTTATGCAGCACTGCAAAGGAAACGCATCAAAGCATATATTGATGAGAGAGCACAAAAGGGCGAAGAAATTTCGCTTGCACTCCAAACTGCGATAGAAGAATCAAAGATCTATGTCCTGGTTTTCTCCGAAAACTATGCATCTTCCACGTGGTGCTTGAAGGAACTGACTATGATACTGAACTGCAAGAAGAGATATGGAAGGGACGTGATACCGGTTTTCTACAAAGTGGATCCATCAACTGTCAGGAAGCAGGAAGAAAGATACAAAGAAGCATTCGAAGAGCATGAACAGCTGTTTAAGGACGACATGGAGAAAGTGCAAGGATGGAAGGATGCTCTAACCGAAGCTGCTGGACTCTCCGGTTGGGATTCAAACGTTATCAG GTCAGAAAACACACTTGTTGAAGGAATTGTGGAAGATATTATGAGAAAATTGAATCTTTATTCCATTAGTTATAATCCAGGAACTATCGGCATTGAAAAACATATTGAAAGCATTCAGTTATTGATGCATTTTGAGTCATCAGATATTCGGATCATAGGAATTTGGGGCATGGGAGGAATAGGAAAAACTACAATTTCTGAACAAATATATCACACATTTACAATGCAATTTGATTCCAGAAGCCTTGTTTTAGACactcaagaaaaaataaaaagagatggAATAGACGCTgtcagaaaaaaatatatgccCGAGCTTCTAAATGAAGTACCATCCCTCAAAGGAATGAGGATTCTCATCATTCTTGATGATGTTACTGATTCGGTTCAACTTAAACAATTGCTAGGAAGGTGTGATAGTTTTGGACAAGGCAGTAGAATCATTATAACCAGTAGAGACAAACAAGTGTTAAAGAATGCTGGAGCTGATGACATCTACGAAGTTAAGGAGTTGAATTTTCCTGATTCTCTGAAACTTTTTAGTTTACATGCTTTTAAACAAAACTCTTCACAAGAAACAACGTACATGGACTTGGCAGAAGAGGTGTTGAGATATGCAAAAGGAATTCCATTAGTTCTCCAAATTTTGGGCTCATTACTTTACGGAAGAACAAGAGAAGCATGGGAAAGTCAGTtgcaaaagttgaaaaaaagccaacatcttaaaatttttaatgtattaaaattaagttatgatGGGCTTGATGACGAGGAAAAGAATATATTTCTTGACATCGCTTGCTTTAATAGGGGATACGAAGAGAGCCTGGTAATAGAAAGATTAGACGACTGTggtttttcttctaaaattggAATGGATGTTCTCAAAGATAGATGTCTAATATCTATCGTTAATGGTAGAATTGAAATGCATGATCTAATACAAGAAATGGGTCAAGAAATTGTTCGTCAGTGCCCTCAATATCCTGAAAAATGCAGTCGATTGTTTAAGGCTGACGAGATTCTTGAGGTTTTAAAAAAGAACAAG GGGTCAGATGCAATTCAGTGTATCTTACTAGATTTGGcagaaataaaagaagttaTAGTACATGGACAAACTTTCCAAAAGATGGATAATCTTAGGATGCTTATACTCGATGATTATTTTCGTATTGGAATTCTACGGGAATCCAAAGTGTCTCTTGCATCATCTCTT AGTTTACCGAAGTTGAAAAGGCTCGACCTGAGTTATTCTGAGAAACTTACTAGAATACCAGACCTTTCCCAGTCACCAAATATTGAAGAAATAATTCTCAGTCATTGTCCAAAGTTGATTAAAGTTCACTCTTCCATATTACTCACCAAGCTCACTTCTTTACGTTTAGATAGATGTTATAATCTCAATAGTGTAACTGTTCCCAGCAATATTCTATCTAGATCACCAGGATCCATTAATCTTTCATGTTGTTCGAATCTTGAAATGTTTTCAACCAGTCAAACCCCAATATCTTATTCTCCACCATCGTCATCATTAATTGGTCCAATATTCCCTCATGTGAAACTGGGGCGTCAATTGCAACGTGGGCATTCCATAGAGGCGCACTCGGCTACAAGTGAAAATCCCTCAAGATCGTATTACAGTAGAATTTTCTCCATTACTTATTGGGAAGcggatgaagaaaaagaagtgactaataataatatatacctATATGATGAAATGTCGGAACAACTCTTTGAAGGTGTGTCCTTAAATTTTCGAAGTCCCAAGGAGCTCTGTTTCTTAGATCTCTCGAACTGTTCTTCCCTTACAATATTTCCATTTGACCTTTCTGAGATGAAATTCCTAAAGGAACTTTATCTCAGTGGTTGCTCAAAATTGGAATATTTCCCAGAGATTGAGGATACGATGGAAAATTTGGCGGTTCTAATCTTAGACGACACAGCCATACAGGCACTACCTTCATCCTTGTGGCGTTTGGTAGGGCTTCAACAACTGAGTTTGCGGGATTGCAGGAATCTTGAGATTATTCCATCTTCCATTGGAAGCCTCACCAGACTATGCAAGTTAGACCTTACCTACTGTGAATTACTTCAAAGTTTTCCAaacaccattttcaaattgaagTTGAGGAACCTTGATTTGTGTGGTTGCTTTAAGTTGAGGACCTTCCCAGAGATCACGGAGCCGACACAAACTTTTACTCATATAAATTTAACAGAAACGGCTATCAAATATCTGCCTTCCTCATTTGACAATTTGGTTAATCTTCGATCCCTGCAGCTCAACAAATGCAGGGATCTCGAATCACTCCCAAACTCCATTGTTAATCTAAAACATCTCTGTAAACTTGATTGTTCGGGGTGTGCCAAATTAACAGAAATCCCAACGCACATTGGTAGCCTCTGGTCATTAATGGAACTGTCACTGAGTGAGAGCGGAATCGTGAACCTTCCTGAAAGCATTGCTCATCTTTCAAGCATGATATTACTTGATTTAAGCGACTGCAAAAATCTTGAATGCATCCCACAGATTCCACTGTTTCTAAAACAACTGGTGGCATTGGATTGCACATCAATTAGAAGAGTGATGTCAAATCGAAACCTCTCAGATTCAAAGGAGGATGTCTTCATATTTCATTTGACCAATGCCCAACAACTGGATTTAGGTGCTCGTGCTAACATTGAGGAGGATGCAAGGCTCAGGATGACCCACGATGCATATACGTCTGTGTTCTTCTGTTTTCCAGCGAGTGCAATTCCTCATTGGTTTCCTTTTCGTAGCGAAGGACCTTCAGTGACTATAAATGAAGATTTAAGTTTCTGCAGCGATGGCAGGCTCATTGGTTTCGCTTTGTGTGTGGTTTTTGGAGTGTTAGATACGAATGATATTAATAGCAGATACAGTTCTTTTGTTTACAGCCTAACATTTGAATGTGATGATGATGGCACACAGATAATTCCAAATAGTAATGTGTTAGATAACTATTTCCCAGGGCGTTATAGTCACAGAGTCCTTGATAAAGATCACATATTTATGTGGAAATTTAACTTGGAGAGCCTAAGGGGGAGCAGCATGAACCTTAGGCTCTGTGATGCTCGCAGCTTCACTTTTGAGATCGATTAtaactttgagtttgagtggTCAGATTACGTCTCCTTTGTGACAATAAAAGAATGCGGAATGTGCCCTCTTTATAGCAGCGAAAGCAATGTTGCAGAATCTTCAAGGTAA
- the LOC128197784 gene encoding disease resistance protein RPV1-like isoform X1 has translation MLGSSSSFPVSTSTTSYHVFLSFRGEDTRKNFISHLYAALQRKRIKAYIDERAQKGEEISLALQTAIEESKIYVLVFSENYASSTWCLKELTMILNCKKRYGRDVIPVFYKVDPSTVRKQEERYKEAFEEHEQLFKDDMEKVQGWKDALTEAAGLSGWDSNVIRSENTLVEGIVEDIMRKLNLYSISYNPGTIGIEKHIESIQLLMHFESSDIRIIGIWGMGGIGKTTISEQIYHTFTMQFDSRSLVLDTQEKIKRDGIDAVRKKYMPELLNEVPSLKGMRILIILDDVTDSVQLKQLLGRCDSFGQGSRIIITSRDKQVLKNAGADDIYEVKELNFPDSLKLFSLHAFKQNSSQETTYMDLAEEVLRYAKGIPLVLQILGSLLYGRTREAWESQLQKLKKSQHLKIFNVLKLSYDGLDDEEKNIFLDIACFNRGYEESLVIERLDDCGFSSKIGMDVLKDRCLISIVNGRIEMHDLIQEMGQEIVRQCPQYPEKCSRLFKADEILEVLKKNKGSDAIQCILLDLAEIKEVIVHGQTFQKMDNLRMLILDDYFRIGILRESKVSLASSLVSLPDSLKILSWKSFPQRSLPPDFCPKNLVRLVMPYCHLEQLWEEDQSLPKLKRLDLSYSEKLTRIPDLSQSPNIEEIILSHCPKLIKVHSSILLTKLTSLRLDRCYNLNSVTVPSNILSRSPGSINLSCCSNLEMFSTSQTPISYSPPSSSLIGPIFPHVKLGRQLQRGHSIEAHSATSENPSRSYYSRIFSITYWEADEEKEVTNNNIYLYDEMSEQLFEGVSLNFRSPKELCFLDLSNCSSLTIFPFDLSEMKFLKELYLSGCSKLEYFPEIEDTMENLAVLILDDTAIQALPSSLWRLVGLQQLSLRDCRNLEIIPSSIGSLTRLCKLDLTYCELLQSFPNTIFKLKLRNLDLCGCFKLRTFPEITEPTQTFTHINLTETAIKYLPSSFDNLVNLRSLQLNKCRDLESLPNSIVNLKHLCKLDCSGCAKLTEIPTHIGSLWSLMELSLSESGIVNLPESIAHLSSMILLDLSDCKNLECIPQIPLFLKQLVALDCTSIRRVMSNRNLSDSKEDVFIFHLTNAQQLDLGARANIEEDARLRMTHDAYTSVFFCFPASAIPHWFPFRSEGPSVTINEDLSFCSDGRLIGFALCVVFGVLDTNDINSRYSSFVYSLTFECDDDGTQIIPNSNVLDNYFPGRYSHRVLDKDHIFMWKFNLESLRGSSMNLRLCDARSFTFEIDYNFEFEWSDYVSFVTIKECGMCPLYSSESNVAESSR, from the exons ATGTTAGGAAGTTCTTCATCATTTCCAGTCTCTACTTCTACCACCAGCTATCATGTGTTTCTCAGCTTCAGAGGAGAAGACACGCGTAAAAACTTCATCAGTCACCTTTATGCAGCACTGCAAAGGAAACGCATCAAAGCATATATTGATGAGAGAGCACAAAAGGGCGAAGAAATTTCGCTTGCACTCCAAACTGCGATAGAAGAATCAAAGATCTATGTCCTGGTTTTCTCCGAAAACTATGCATCTTCCACGTGGTGCTTGAAGGAACTGACTATGATACTGAACTGCAAGAAGAGATATGGAAGGGACGTGATACCGGTTTTCTACAAAGTGGATCCATCAACTGTCAGGAAGCAGGAAGAAAGATACAAAGAAGCATTCGAAGAGCATGAACAGCTGTTTAAGGACGACATGGAGAAAGTGCAAGGATGGAAGGATGCTCTAACCGAAGCTGCTGGACTCTCCGGTTGGGATTCAAACGTTATCAG GTCAGAAAACACACTTGTTGAAGGAATTGTGGAAGATATTATGAGAAAATTGAATCTTTATTCCATTAGTTATAATCCAGGAACTATCGGCATTGAAAAACATATTGAAAGCATTCAGTTATTGATGCATTTTGAGTCATCAGATATTCGGATCATAGGAATTTGGGGCATGGGAGGAATAGGAAAAACTACAATTTCTGAACAAATATATCACACATTTACAATGCAATTTGATTCCAGAAGCCTTGTTTTAGACactcaagaaaaaataaaaagagatggAATAGACGCTgtcagaaaaaaatatatgccCGAGCTTCTAAATGAAGTACCATCCCTCAAAGGAATGAGGATTCTCATCATTCTTGATGATGTTACTGATTCGGTTCAACTTAAACAATTGCTAGGAAGGTGTGATAGTTTTGGACAAGGCAGTAGAATCATTATAACCAGTAGAGACAAACAAGTGTTAAAGAATGCTGGAGCTGATGACATCTACGAAGTTAAGGAGTTGAATTTTCCTGATTCTCTGAAACTTTTTAGTTTACATGCTTTTAAACAAAACTCTTCACAAGAAACAACGTACATGGACTTGGCAGAAGAGGTGTTGAGATATGCAAAAGGAATTCCATTAGTTCTCCAAATTTTGGGCTCATTACTTTACGGAAGAACAAGAGAAGCATGGGAAAGTCAGTtgcaaaagttgaaaaaaagccaacatcttaaaatttttaatgtattaaaattaagttatgatGGGCTTGATGACGAGGAAAAGAATATATTTCTTGACATCGCTTGCTTTAATAGGGGATACGAAGAGAGCCTGGTAATAGAAAGATTAGACGACTGTggtttttcttctaaaattggAATGGATGTTCTCAAAGATAGATGTCTAATATCTATCGTTAATGGTAGAATTGAAATGCATGATCTAATACAAGAAATGGGTCAAGAAATTGTTCGTCAGTGCCCTCAATATCCTGAAAAATGCAGTCGATTGTTTAAGGCTGACGAGATTCTTGAGGTTTTAAAAAAGAACAAG GGGTCAGATGCAATTCAGTGTATCTTACTAGATTTGGcagaaataaaagaagttaTAGTACATGGACAAACTTTCCAAAAGATGGATAATCTTAGGATGCTTATACTCGATGATTATTTTCGTATTGGAATTCTACGGGAATCCAAAGTGTCTCTTGCATCATCTCTTGTAAGTCTACCAGACTCTTTAAAGATTCTTTCTTGGAAAAGTTTCCCTCAAAGATCTTTACCACCAGACTTTTGCCCAAAAAATCTAGTGAGACTCGTAATGCCATACTGCCATCTTGAACAACTTTGGGAAGAAGATCAG AGTTTACCGAAGTTGAAAAGGCTCGACCTGAGTTATTCTGAGAAACTTACTAGAATACCAGACCTTTCCCAGTCACCAAATATTGAAGAAATAATTCTCAGTCATTGTCCAAAGTTGATTAAAGTTCACTCTTCCATATTACTCACCAAGCTCACTTCTTTACGTTTAGATAGATGTTATAATCTCAATAGTGTAACTGTTCCCAGCAATATTCTATCTAGATCACCAGGATCCATTAATCTTTCATGTTGTTCGAATCTTGAAATGTTTTCAACCAGTCAAACCCCAATATCTTATTCTCCACCATCGTCATCATTAATTGGTCCAATATTCCCTCATGTGAAACTGGGGCGTCAATTGCAACGTGGGCATTCCATAGAGGCGCACTCGGCTACAAGTGAAAATCCCTCAAGATCGTATTACAGTAGAATTTTCTCCATTACTTATTGGGAAGcggatgaagaaaaagaagtgactaataataatatatacctATATGATGAAATGTCGGAACAACTCTTTGAAGGTGTGTCCTTAAATTTTCGAAGTCCCAAGGAGCTCTGTTTCTTAGATCTCTCGAACTGTTCTTCCCTTACAATATTTCCATTTGACCTTTCTGAGATGAAATTCCTAAAGGAACTTTATCTCAGTGGTTGCTCAAAATTGGAATATTTCCCAGAGATTGAGGATACGATGGAAAATTTGGCGGTTCTAATCTTAGACGACACAGCCATACAGGCACTACCTTCATCCTTGTGGCGTTTGGTAGGGCTTCAACAACTGAGTTTGCGGGATTGCAGGAATCTTGAGATTATTCCATCTTCCATTGGAAGCCTCACCAGACTATGCAAGTTAGACCTTACCTACTGTGAATTACTTCAAAGTTTTCCAaacaccattttcaaattgaagTTGAGGAACCTTGATTTGTGTGGTTGCTTTAAGTTGAGGACCTTCCCAGAGATCACGGAGCCGACACAAACTTTTACTCATATAAATTTAACAGAAACGGCTATCAAATATCTGCCTTCCTCATTTGACAATTTGGTTAATCTTCGATCCCTGCAGCTCAACAAATGCAGGGATCTCGAATCACTCCCAAACTCCATTGTTAATCTAAAACATCTCTGTAAACTTGATTGTTCGGGGTGTGCCAAATTAACAGAAATCCCAACGCACATTGGTAGCCTCTGGTCATTAATGGAACTGTCACTGAGTGAGAGCGGAATCGTGAACCTTCCTGAAAGCATTGCTCATCTTTCAAGCATGATATTACTTGATTTAAGCGACTGCAAAAATCTTGAATGCATCCCACAGATTCCACTGTTTCTAAAACAACTGGTGGCATTGGATTGCACATCAATTAGAAGAGTGATGTCAAATCGAAACCTCTCAGATTCAAAGGAGGATGTCTTCATATTTCATTTGACCAATGCCCAACAACTGGATTTAGGTGCTCGTGCTAACATTGAGGAGGATGCAAGGCTCAGGATGACCCACGATGCATATACGTCTGTGTTCTTCTGTTTTCCAGCGAGTGCAATTCCTCATTGGTTTCCTTTTCGTAGCGAAGGACCTTCAGTGACTATAAATGAAGATTTAAGTTTCTGCAGCGATGGCAGGCTCATTGGTTTCGCTTTGTGTGTGGTTTTTGGAGTGTTAGATACGAATGATATTAATAGCAGATACAGTTCTTTTGTTTACAGCCTAACATTTGAATGTGATGATGATGGCACACAGATAATTCCAAATAGTAATGTGTTAGATAACTATTTCCCAGGGCGTTATAGTCACAGAGTCCTTGATAAAGATCACATATTTATGTGGAAATTTAACTTGGAGAGCCTAAGGGGGAGCAGCATGAACCTTAGGCTCTGTGATGCTCGCAGCTTCACTTTTGAGATCGATTAtaactttgagtttgagtggTCAGATTACGTCTCCTTTGTGACAATAAAAGAATGCGGAATGTGCCCTCTTTATAGCAGCGAAAGCAATGTTGCAGAATCTTCAAGGTAA
- the LOC128197784 gene encoding disease resistance protein RUN1-like isoform X3, whose protein sequence is MLGSSSSFPVSTSTTSYHVFLSFRGEDTRKNFISHLYAALQRKRIKAYIDERAQKGEEISLALQTAIEESKIYVLVFSENYASSTWCLKELTMILNCKKRYGRDVIPVFYKVDPSTVRKQEERYKEAFEEHEQLFKDDMEKVQGWKDALTEAAGLSGWDSNVIRSENTLVEGIVEDIMRKLNLYSISYNPGTIGIEKHIESIQLLMHFESSDIRIIGIWGMGGIGKTTISEQIYHTFTMQFDSRSLVLDTQEKIKRDGIDAVRKKYMPELLNEVPSLKGMRILIILDDVTDSVQLKQLLGRCDSFGQGSRIIITSRDKQVLKNAGADDIYEVKELNFPDSLKLFSLHAFKQNSSQETTYMDLAEEVLRYAKGIPLVLQILGSLLYGRTREAWESQLQKLKKSQHLKIFNVLKLSYDGLDDEEKNIFLDIACFNRGYEESLVIERLDDCGFSSKIGMDVLKDRCLISIVNGRIEMHDLIQEMGQEIVRQCPQYPEKCSRLFKADEILEVLKKNKSLPKLKRLDLSYSEKLTRIPDLSQSPNIEEIILSHCPKLIKVHSSILLTKLTSLRLDRCYNLNSVTVPSNILSRSPGSINLSCCSNLEMFSTSQTPISYSPPSSSLIGPIFPHVKLGRQLQRGHSIEAHSATSENPSRSYYSRIFSITYWEADEEKEVTNNNIYLYDEMSEQLFEGVSLNFRSPKELCFLDLSNCSSLTIFPFDLSEMKFLKELYLSGCSKLEYFPEIEDTMENLAVLILDDTAIQALPSSLWRLVGLQQLSLRDCRNLEIIPSSIGSLTRLCKLDLTYCELLQSFPNTIFKLKLRNLDLCGCFKLRTFPEITEPTQTFTHINLTETAIKYLPSSFDNLVNLRSLQLNKCRDLESLPNSIVNLKHLCKLDCSGCAKLTEIPTHIGSLWSLMELSLSESGIVNLPESIAHLSSMILLDLSDCKNLECIPQIPLFLKQLVALDCTSIRRVMSNRNLSDSKEDVFIFHLTNAQQLDLGARANIEEDARLRMTHDAYTSVFFCFPASAIPHWFPFRSEGPSVTINEDLSFCSDGRLIGFALCVVFGVLDTNDINSRYSSFVYSLTFECDDDGTQIIPNSNVLDNYFPGRYSHRVLDKDHIFMWKFNLESLRGSSMNLRLCDARSFTFEIDYNFEFEWSDYVSFVTIKECGMCPLYSSESNVAESSR, encoded by the exons ATGTTAGGAAGTTCTTCATCATTTCCAGTCTCTACTTCTACCACCAGCTATCATGTGTTTCTCAGCTTCAGAGGAGAAGACACGCGTAAAAACTTCATCAGTCACCTTTATGCAGCACTGCAAAGGAAACGCATCAAAGCATATATTGATGAGAGAGCACAAAAGGGCGAAGAAATTTCGCTTGCACTCCAAACTGCGATAGAAGAATCAAAGATCTATGTCCTGGTTTTCTCCGAAAACTATGCATCTTCCACGTGGTGCTTGAAGGAACTGACTATGATACTGAACTGCAAGAAGAGATATGGAAGGGACGTGATACCGGTTTTCTACAAAGTGGATCCATCAACTGTCAGGAAGCAGGAAGAAAGATACAAAGAAGCATTCGAAGAGCATGAACAGCTGTTTAAGGACGACATGGAGAAAGTGCAAGGATGGAAGGATGCTCTAACCGAAGCTGCTGGACTCTCCGGTTGGGATTCAAACGTTATCAG GTCAGAAAACACACTTGTTGAAGGAATTGTGGAAGATATTATGAGAAAATTGAATCTTTATTCCATTAGTTATAATCCAGGAACTATCGGCATTGAAAAACATATTGAAAGCATTCAGTTATTGATGCATTTTGAGTCATCAGATATTCGGATCATAGGAATTTGGGGCATGGGAGGAATAGGAAAAACTACAATTTCTGAACAAATATATCACACATTTACAATGCAATTTGATTCCAGAAGCCTTGTTTTAGACactcaagaaaaaataaaaagagatggAATAGACGCTgtcagaaaaaaatatatgccCGAGCTTCTAAATGAAGTACCATCCCTCAAAGGAATGAGGATTCTCATCATTCTTGATGATGTTACTGATTCGGTTCAACTTAAACAATTGCTAGGAAGGTGTGATAGTTTTGGACAAGGCAGTAGAATCATTATAACCAGTAGAGACAAACAAGTGTTAAAGAATGCTGGAGCTGATGACATCTACGAAGTTAAGGAGTTGAATTTTCCTGATTCTCTGAAACTTTTTAGTTTACATGCTTTTAAACAAAACTCTTCACAAGAAACAACGTACATGGACTTGGCAGAAGAGGTGTTGAGATATGCAAAAGGAATTCCATTAGTTCTCCAAATTTTGGGCTCATTACTTTACGGAAGAACAAGAGAAGCATGGGAAAGTCAGTtgcaaaagttgaaaaaaagccaacatcttaaaatttttaatgtattaaaattaagttatgatGGGCTTGATGACGAGGAAAAGAATATATTTCTTGACATCGCTTGCTTTAATAGGGGATACGAAGAGAGCCTGGTAATAGAAAGATTAGACGACTGTggtttttcttctaaaattggAATGGATGTTCTCAAAGATAGATGTCTAATATCTATCGTTAATGGTAGAATTGAAATGCATGATCTAATACAAGAAATGGGTCAAGAAATTGTTCGTCAGTGCCCTCAATATCCTGAAAAATGCAGTCGATTGTTTAAGGCTGACGAGATTCTTGAGGTTTTAAAAAAGAACAAG AGTTTACCGAAGTTGAAAAGGCTCGACCTGAGTTATTCTGAGAAACTTACTAGAATACCAGACCTTTCCCAGTCACCAAATATTGAAGAAATAATTCTCAGTCATTGTCCAAAGTTGATTAAAGTTCACTCTTCCATATTACTCACCAAGCTCACTTCTTTACGTTTAGATAGATGTTATAATCTCAATAGTGTAACTGTTCCCAGCAATATTCTATCTAGATCACCAGGATCCATTAATCTTTCATGTTGTTCGAATCTTGAAATGTTTTCAACCAGTCAAACCCCAATATCTTATTCTCCACCATCGTCATCATTAATTGGTCCAATATTCCCTCATGTGAAACTGGGGCGTCAATTGCAACGTGGGCATTCCATAGAGGCGCACTCGGCTACAAGTGAAAATCCCTCAAGATCGTATTACAGTAGAATTTTCTCCATTACTTATTGGGAAGcggatgaagaaaaagaagtgactaataataatatatacctATATGATGAAATGTCGGAACAACTCTTTGAAGGTGTGTCCTTAAATTTTCGAAGTCCCAAGGAGCTCTGTTTCTTAGATCTCTCGAACTGTTCTTCCCTTACAATATTTCCATTTGACCTTTCTGAGATGAAATTCCTAAAGGAACTTTATCTCAGTGGTTGCTCAAAATTGGAATATTTCCCAGAGATTGAGGATACGATGGAAAATTTGGCGGTTCTAATCTTAGACGACACAGCCATACAGGCACTACCTTCATCCTTGTGGCGTTTGGTAGGGCTTCAACAACTGAGTTTGCGGGATTGCAGGAATCTTGAGATTATTCCATCTTCCATTGGAAGCCTCACCAGACTATGCAAGTTAGACCTTACCTACTGTGAATTACTTCAAAGTTTTCCAaacaccattttcaaattgaagTTGAGGAACCTTGATTTGTGTGGTTGCTTTAAGTTGAGGACCTTCCCAGAGATCACGGAGCCGACACAAACTTTTACTCATATAAATTTAACAGAAACGGCTATCAAATATCTGCCTTCCTCATTTGACAATTTGGTTAATCTTCGATCCCTGCAGCTCAACAAATGCAGGGATCTCGAATCACTCCCAAACTCCATTGTTAATCTAAAACATCTCTGTAAACTTGATTGTTCGGGGTGTGCCAAATTAACAGAAATCCCAACGCACATTGGTAGCCTCTGGTCATTAATGGAACTGTCACTGAGTGAGAGCGGAATCGTGAACCTTCCTGAAAGCATTGCTCATCTTTCAAGCATGATATTACTTGATTTAAGCGACTGCAAAAATCTTGAATGCATCCCACAGATTCCACTGTTTCTAAAACAACTGGTGGCATTGGATTGCACATCAATTAGAAGAGTGATGTCAAATCGAAACCTCTCAGATTCAAAGGAGGATGTCTTCATATTTCATTTGACCAATGCCCAACAACTGGATTTAGGTGCTCGTGCTAACATTGAGGAGGATGCAAGGCTCAGGATGACCCACGATGCATATACGTCTGTGTTCTTCTGTTTTCCAGCGAGTGCAATTCCTCATTGGTTTCCTTTTCGTAGCGAAGGACCTTCAGTGACTATAAATGAAGATTTAAGTTTCTGCAGCGATGGCAGGCTCATTGGTTTCGCTTTGTGTGTGGTTTTTGGAGTGTTAGATACGAATGATATTAATAGCAGATACAGTTCTTTTGTTTACAGCCTAACATTTGAATGTGATGATGATGGCACACAGATAATTCCAAATAGTAATGTGTTAGATAACTATTTCCCAGGGCGTTATAGTCACAGAGTCCTTGATAAAGATCACATATTTATGTGGAAATTTAACTTGGAGAGCCTAAGGGGGAGCAGCATGAACCTTAGGCTCTGTGATGCTCGCAGCTTCACTTTTGAGATCGATTAtaactttgagtttgagtggTCAGATTACGTCTCCTTTGTGACAATAAAAGAATGCGGAATGTGCCCTCTTTATAGCAGCGAAAGCAATGTTGCAGAATCTTCAAGGTAA